One Clostridium estertheticum DNA segment encodes these proteins:
- a CDS encoding branched-chain amino acid aminotransferase — MSKNVNIDWNKLGFTYMKTDLRYVSIWKDGKWDAGKLVEDNNITISEASTAIHYGQQCFEGLKAYRTKDGKIQLFRPDENAKRINRSCNRILMPEIPVEKFIDACIQVVKANEAFVPPYGTGATLYLRPYVIGIGDNLGVRTAPEFLFGIFCCPVGAYFKGGMSPVNFMISEEFDRAAPNGTGAAKVGGNYAASLLAHVQAVEKGFADCIYLDPATHTKIEEVGAANFFGITKDDVFVTPKSPSILASITKYSLLHVAKEYLGLKTEERDVLINNLSEFKEAGACGTAAVISPIGGIEYKNELHVFHSETEVGPITTKLYDTLYGIQFGDVEAPEGWIVEVK, encoded by the coding sequence ATGAGTAAAAATGTTAACATCGATTGGAATAAATTAGGTTTCACTTACATGAAGACAGACTTACGTTATGTTTCAATTTGGAAAGATGGAAAATGGGACGCGGGAAAATTAGTTGAAGATAACAACATTACTATAAGTGAGGCTTCAACAGCTATTCATTATGGCCAACAATGTTTCGAAGGCTTAAAAGCTTATCGTACAAAGGATGGTAAAATTCAACTGTTCAGACCTGATGAAAATGCTAAACGTATCAATAGAAGTTGTAATCGTATTCTTATGCCTGAAATACCTGTTGAAAAATTTATTGATGCATGTATTCAAGTTGTTAAAGCAAATGAAGCTTTCGTTCCACCATATGGAACTGGTGCAACACTTTATCTTAGACCTTATGTAATAGGCATCGGTGATAATCTTGGAGTAAGAACAGCACCTGAATTTTTATTTGGTATATTCTGTTGCCCTGTAGGTGCTTACTTCAAAGGTGGAATGTCTCCAGTAAACTTTATGATTTCAGAAGAATTTGATAGAGCAGCACCAAACGGAACTGGTGCTGCAAAAGTTGGAGGAAATTATGCTGCAAGTCTTTTAGCTCATGTACAAGCTGTAGAAAAAGGATTTGCAGATTGTATCTACCTTGACCCTGCAACTCATACTAAAATTGAAGAGGTTGGTGCTGCAAACTTCTTTGGAATTACTAAGGATGATGTATTTGTAACTCCAAAATCACCATCAATACTTGCTAGCATAACTAAATACTCACTATTACACGTTGCAAAAGAATATTTAGGATTGAAAACAGAAGAAAGAGATGTTCTAATTAATAATCTTTCTGAATTTAAAGAAGCAGGTGCATGTGGTACAGCTGCTGTAATATCCCCTATCGGTGGTATAGAGTATAAGAATGAACTTCATGTTTTCCATAGTGAGACAGAAGTAGGTCCAATTACTACAAAACTTTATGATACTCTTTATGGAATCCAATTTGGGGATGTAGAAGCTCCAGAAGGATGGATTGTAGAAGTAAAATAA